In Mastacembelus armatus chromosome 4, fMasArm1.2, whole genome shotgun sequence, the following are encoded in one genomic region:
- the naprt gene encoding nicotinate phosphoribosyltransferase isoform X1 — protein MAAPSGSTCGVRERSIRERVPPLLTDLYQFTMAYAYWRAGRHQEPAVFELFFRDNPFGGGFSIFAGLDDCLLFLQSFHFTDEDVDFLRSVLPPATDPAFFQFLRGLDCSGVTVRSVPEGTLVFARVPLMEVEGPLAVVQLLETSLLCLVNYASLVCSNAARFRLAAGPSRRLVEMGLRRAQGPDGGLTASRYTHVGGFDLTSNVQAGFLFGIPVAGTMAHSYVTSFTSLEEVYPRTLATVNGDPVDFISLTKVWLSHVSGLLEAEPGKIREDELAAFLSYAVSYPHNFLPVIDSYSVGCSGLLNFCAVALALCELGYQPVGVRLDSGDLCRQSVDVRRVFRLCRKHFSIPAFDSLIIMATNNISEQSMAELNKKENEIDVVGVGTHLVTCTKQPSLGCVYKLVEVRGRPRMKSSEDPEKSTVPGRKAVYRLVGADGHAFLDLVCLGAEASPQAGVPLSCFPLGCDGSVVTPAQVTCLFQEVFTKGQVTQRLCSTAETRAKVQTSLQTLHPRHKRLQEPDTYTVALSERLHHLVAEIQRGTSNHGSFLSAI, from the exons ATGGCAGCGCCGTCCGGCAGCACATGCGGGGTCAGGGAGCGGTCTATCCGGGAGCGGGTTCCCCCGCTGCTCACCGACTTGTACCAGTTCACGATGGCGTACGCGTACTGGCGGGCGGGTCGGCACCAGGAGCCCGCGGTGTTCGAGCTCTTCTTCAGGGACAATCCTTTCGGGGGCGGGTTCTCGATATTCGCCGGACTGGACGACTGTCTGCTGTTCCTGCAAAGCTTTCACTTCACTGACGAAG ATGTGGACTTCCTGCGCTCAGTCCTGCCACCAGCCACCGACCCCGCCTTCTTCCAGTTCCTGCGAGGCCTGGACTGCTCGGGCGTCACAGTCCGCTCGGTCCCAGAGGGCACTCTGGTGTTTGCCAGG GTGCCACTGATGGAGGTGGAAGGTCCCCTGGCTGTGGTTCAGCTGCTTGAGACCAGTTTACTGTGTCTGGTTAACTATGCCAg TCTGGTCTGCAGTAACGCGGCCCGTTTCCGCCTGGCAGCCGGACCCAGCAGGAGGCTGGTGGAGATGGGCCTCAGGAGGGCTCAGGGGCCAGATGGAGGGCTGACTGCCTCACGGTACACTCACGTTGGAG GGTTTGATCTCACCAGTAACGTCCAGGCTGGTTTCCTGTTCGGGATCCCAGTCGCAGGGACCATGGCGCACTCATACGTCACTTCCTTTACGTCCCTGGAGGAGGTGTATCCACGA ACTCTGGCGACAGTGAACGGGGACCCAGTCGACTTCATCTCTTTGACAAAGGTCTGGTTGAGTCACGTGTCTGGGCTTCTGGAGGCAGAGCCGGGGAAGATCAGAGAGGACGAGTTGGCTGCTTTCTTGTCCTACGCCGTCTCCTACCCTCACAACTTCCTCCCTGTGATAGACAGCTACAGTGTTGGCTG TAGCGGCCTGTTGAACTTCTGCGCTGTGGCCTTGGCCCTGTGTGAACTGGGCTACCAGCCGGTGGGAGTTCGTCTGGACAGCGGGGACCTCTGCAGGCAGTCAGTCGATGTCCGTCGTGTCTTCAGACTCTGCAGAAAGCA TTTCTCCATCCCTGCTTTTGATTCGTTGATCATCATGGCCACCAATAACATATCAGAGCAAAGCATGGCTGAACTCAACAAGAAG GAGAACGAGATCGACGTGGTTGGTGTTGGGACACATCTGGTCACCTGCACAAAACAGCCCTCGCTGGGTTGTGTGTATAAG ctGGTGGAGGTGCGAGGGAGGCCCAGGATGAAGAGCAGTGAAGACCCAGAAAAAAGCACAGTGCCTGGGAGGAAAGCTGTGTACAGGCTGGTGGGCGCTGACG GACATGCTTTCCTGGACCTGGTGTGTTTGGGGGCGGAGGCTTCTCCACAGGCAGGAGTCCCCCTGAGCTGCTTCCCTCTGGGCTGTGATGGCTCAGTGGTCACTCCAGCTCAGGTCACCTGTCTGTTCCAGGAAGTGTTTACCAAAGGACAG GTCACACAGCGTCTGTGCAGCACTGCAGAAACTAGAGCAAAGGTCCAGACCTCCCTCCAGACTCTGCACCCTCGACATAAGAGGCTGCAGGAGCCAGACACTTACACG GTGGCGCTGTCGGAAAGACTCCATCATCTGGTCGCAGAGATCCAGAGAGGCACCAGCAACCACGGCAGCTTTCTCTCGGCCATCTAA
- the naprt gene encoding nicotinate phosphoribosyltransferase isoform X2, which produces MAAPSGSTCGVRERSIRERVPPLLTDLYQFTMAYAYWRAGRHQEPAVFELFFRDNPFGGGFSIFAGLDDCLLFLQSFHFTDEDVDFLRSVLPPATDPAFFQFLRGLDCSGVTVRSVPEGTLVFARVPLMEVEGPLAVVQLLETSLLCLVNYASLVCSNAARFRLAAGPSRRLVEMGLRRAQGPDGGLTASRYTHVGGFDLTSNVQAGFLFGIPVAGTMAHSYVTSFTSLEEVYPRTLATVNGDPVDFISLTKVWLSHVSGLLEAEPGKIREDELAAFLSYAVSYPHNFLPVIDSYSVGCGLLNFCAVALALCELGYQPVGVRLDSGDLCRQSVDVRRVFRLCRKHFSIPAFDSLIIMATNNISEQSMAELNKKENEIDVVGVGTHLVTCTKQPSLGCVYKLVEVRGRPRMKSSEDPEKSTVPGRKAVYRLVGADGHAFLDLVCLGAEASPQAGVPLSCFPLGCDGSVVTPAQVTCLFQEVFTKGQVTQRLCSTAETRAKVQTSLQTLHPRHKRLQEPDTYTVALSERLHHLVAEIQRGTSNHGSFLSAI; this is translated from the exons ATGGCAGCGCCGTCCGGCAGCACATGCGGGGTCAGGGAGCGGTCTATCCGGGAGCGGGTTCCCCCGCTGCTCACCGACTTGTACCAGTTCACGATGGCGTACGCGTACTGGCGGGCGGGTCGGCACCAGGAGCCCGCGGTGTTCGAGCTCTTCTTCAGGGACAATCCTTTCGGGGGCGGGTTCTCGATATTCGCCGGACTGGACGACTGTCTGCTGTTCCTGCAAAGCTTTCACTTCACTGACGAAG ATGTGGACTTCCTGCGCTCAGTCCTGCCACCAGCCACCGACCCCGCCTTCTTCCAGTTCCTGCGAGGCCTGGACTGCTCGGGCGTCACAGTCCGCTCGGTCCCAGAGGGCACTCTGGTGTTTGCCAGG GTGCCACTGATGGAGGTGGAAGGTCCCCTGGCTGTGGTTCAGCTGCTTGAGACCAGTTTACTGTGTCTGGTTAACTATGCCAg TCTGGTCTGCAGTAACGCGGCCCGTTTCCGCCTGGCAGCCGGACCCAGCAGGAGGCTGGTGGAGATGGGCCTCAGGAGGGCTCAGGGGCCAGATGGAGGGCTGACTGCCTCACGGTACACTCACGTTGGAG GGTTTGATCTCACCAGTAACGTCCAGGCTGGTTTCCTGTTCGGGATCCCAGTCGCAGGGACCATGGCGCACTCATACGTCACTTCCTTTACGTCCCTGGAGGAGGTGTATCCACGA ACTCTGGCGACAGTGAACGGGGACCCAGTCGACTTCATCTCTTTGACAAAGGTCTGGTTGAGTCACGTGTCTGGGCTTCTGGAGGCAGAGCCGGGGAAGATCAGAGAGGACGAGTTGGCTGCTTTCTTGTCCTACGCCGTCTCCTACCCTCACAACTTCCTCCCTGTGATAGACAGCTACAGTGTTGGCTG CGGCCTGTTGAACTTCTGCGCTGTGGCCTTGGCCCTGTGTGAACTGGGCTACCAGCCGGTGGGAGTTCGTCTGGACAGCGGGGACCTCTGCAGGCAGTCAGTCGATGTCCGTCGTGTCTTCAGACTCTGCAGAAAGCA TTTCTCCATCCCTGCTTTTGATTCGTTGATCATCATGGCCACCAATAACATATCAGAGCAAAGCATGGCTGAACTCAACAAGAAG GAGAACGAGATCGACGTGGTTGGTGTTGGGACACATCTGGTCACCTGCACAAAACAGCCCTCGCTGGGTTGTGTGTATAAG ctGGTGGAGGTGCGAGGGAGGCCCAGGATGAAGAGCAGTGAAGACCCAGAAAAAAGCACAGTGCCTGGGAGGAAAGCTGTGTACAGGCTGGTGGGCGCTGACG GACATGCTTTCCTGGACCTGGTGTGTTTGGGGGCGGAGGCTTCTCCACAGGCAGGAGTCCCCCTGAGCTGCTTCCCTCTGGGCTGTGATGGCTCAGTGGTCACTCCAGCTCAGGTCACCTGTCTGTTCCAGGAAGTGTTTACCAAAGGACAG GTCACACAGCGTCTGTGCAGCACTGCAGAAACTAGAGCAAAGGTCCAGACCTCCCTCCAGACTCTGCACCCTCGACATAAGAGGCTGCAGGAGCCAGACACTTACACG GTGGCGCTGTCGGAAAGACTCCATCATCTGGTCGCAGAGATCCAGAGAGGCACCAGCAACCACGGCAGCTTTCTCTCGGCCATCTAA